CCGCCCAGCGGCTCTGCCACGGGCGGGAAGGCGATTTAGCGACTGCTTGTGGCAGGATTCGGCTTGACGAATAGAGCGTCGCTTGGGCAAAAAGGGCCTTCATGTTTCCTACCGTCATACTCCAAGCCTGTTGGGAACAAAGCCGTGCAAGAAGTGGTGGCGGCGAAGGCCATCACCGGGGCGCACAAGGCGGTGGTCGTAACAAACGCCGGCTATACCAACGCCTGCAAAGAATTGGCTGCAGCAAATCAGGTTTTGCTTTTACACCATGACGACTTGTCAACTTTGGAGGCGAAACTGTGGACCTAGACACCGCCGAGGCCGAGTTCTCAGGACCTAAGCCGCTGCCCTACTGCCGAATGAGCGGCAATAGCGTTGCCGTTACCTGCAAATAGGAAGAGACCATGAAAAGAATCCTG
This Candidatus Binatia bacterium DNA region includes the following protein-coding sequences:
- a CDS encoding restriction endonuclease, with product MAGFGLTNRASLGQKGPSCFLPSYSKPVGNKAVQEVVAAKAITGAHKAVVVTNAGYTNACKELAAANQVLLLHHDDLSTLEAKLWT